The genomic window CAATGCAATGGAAACCAATAAACTAAAGGAGTATGATAACTTCCTAGAACTACCAAAATATATAAGATTGGCAATTGAGGTGAAAGAACCAAATTCCTACAGAGATATTCATTATCAGAATATGACTTTGGTTtagagtatttaaaaatatgatagagATAAAATGCAATACAAATTTTGCACGTGCACAGATAGAGAAgacacctttcatctcagcaactcaaagacagagaagggaaactCTCTGAAGTCTTGGGTGGCAACTCCCCTCCCACTGGCCACACCACTGAATCAGAGACAGTGGGGGTGAAACTCTCCAAACTAATATCAAATTTATGTGAAATGACAAATGACTGTTGAATATGcttcacacatgctcacattGCAGTAGGGTAGTAACTACCCATGATGCAACAGATCTTCTCTACATGGTTCTGCTATTGTACTTTATTTGATAAACTAAAACATGCCATTTCTCCTTGCCATCCAGGCTTGCAATGATTTCTCCATCTTCTGAAACTGGTTAGGAAAGAGTTCAGGAAGAGCCCAGAGAGCCATACTGTACTCAGCAGGGAGATCACAGcagcacagagggagagaaatggctTCCAGGTCTCCTGACTCTCAGATGCTGGACCTTCTGCAGTCTTACCTGCAGCATCTCTATGGATGAGCACTGCAACCCATGCTCCAGATCTGAGATGAGGTCACTCACTGACTCCCTCTGCTTCACCAGATCATTTTCAGACTTTTCCAGTCTTTTGACAATGTCTTCctccttttgcctcagcttctGCAGCTTATTCTTCTCCTCCGAATACAGGAATTCGTGCATTTCTTTAAACTTCTTCTGGACCTTTTCTACAttgctctgtatttttttcttcaaggagtACAAAAGGGAGAGTTATTCAGACTGTCCTAATGGGACTGAGAGACAGAAATCCACTGTTCTGATGGGGAGTTCTCACAGGAACTGAgcttgggaagggaaggcagtCTTAGggaagcatctgtctcctttctgtgtctgttcaTGACATTCCAAACCAAAGATCTTAGGTCACCTTTAACAAGGGCACCTGAGCCAAAGTGGGATGCCTTGGTAATACTCCTCATTCTACCTCTGAATCCCCGACAGAAGCTAACCCCAAGAATGGTCCTGTGACTGCTCCCAAGCATCTTCCCAAAAGTCACAGTTCTATAAAGCACCACAGGAGAGAGTTTTAGGACTCAGTGCCATTCTCACCAGACCCCTGACATGGTGTCAGCTCCTCACACAGCCAGGCTCAGCTGTCATGCACTCTCTGTGCAGCCCCAGCTCCAAGGGAACAGGCAGAGAGGACTAATCATGGCCTCTTGTCCCCAGCAGCCTCCAGGGAATGAAGAGCCAGTAAGCTTCTTGCTCAGGTCCCTCCCTTAGGAGGTAGGGTCTCCACTTGCCTCCCAGAAAGTTCTCTCCTTTTGAAGGTCATCTTCCCACTGGTCACATCTTTCCTCATTAGCCATCTGCATCTCCAGGGCAGACTGGAGCATCGCCTGTGGGAGAGGAATTGTAGCAGAGTCAAGCTGTGTGCTTAGTAGGACAGCTGCTCCTAACCAAAAGCCAAGAAATCCTTCTGAAAAGACAGGAAATCTAAGactgttctatttttaatatcttgTCCCATGATTTATGTATATAAAGTATGTAATCATCTTCAGTTCAATCCATTCTTGCGTTTACATGCACACAATCTCTCTTAGTCAGTCATCCCACCAAGTAAACAGCTCTCACTTTGATTCTGGCATCAGAAAACTGGGGTAATTTTGTTAGCTTTCCTGGTCtttcacataaatatacacatacacacattccctGCAATTGACACCTacatattccttttctttttcttttttctttttttttgaacccacatcttactatgtagcccaggttggcctggaatttctGTCTACACCTGTATAACCTCAAACTCATCAGTTGCCAGAGTCCTGGCATTTAACCATGCCCCACCACACTGtccatgtgtattttattttgtcattttttcctttttttattgtattttttcttatgttGTCACAGGCTGCCCTATGTTGGGCTGCCATATGTTGGGAGCCACATTTTTTAGGAGACTTTTGCTGGATTACTAGCCATAAGCAGTTCCTACGTTCCTGGGTTtgagcatgaggattagaaatgttagataGATGGAACAGATATAAGAAAGaaccacagagacacaggaaaataATGGGAGGGCAACTCAGCCTCCTGCATACTGAATTGAGAGTTCTGATTTCTCTGAGTTTGCTCCTGTTTAACTTTCCATACATATTTGTGCCACAATACAACacggggaagaaggcaaaagccTGCCTTAACATGATAAAAATGACAACTAGAACTGTTGCTTACATCATTACTTTGAAAAATCAAGTCATTAATTACAaggaaagcattctgttgtttagggaGTGAACCTACCATATCCATGTATAATGAAGGCAGCctctccctaggtcaaacctcctaattcaAAGGGTGGcaaaagtatgcttgaattctctgacctttgttcAGGATGGAGTGCATCTCCCTATATGGGCCATCTTAAtttccaaaacaccaagtaaccacaccctaggtcagggtgtgcaGCCACAGTTGTCAGCAACTTggaataagctcaaactctctgaccttcagatgaggtgaaataggctcacatttttgggcctccacaggtttttcttcattgaaaatagatttttttatgcaATATATTGTGATTACAGATTCTCAGGCACctactcctcccatttcctctccacctcccttcccattCAGATCCACACCCTTTATGTCTCCTGTTACAAAACAAAGAGGCATCTGTTTCTCAGCCTCTAGAGATTAATTCAAATATAGCAAAAGCTTTGCTGAAACATTTCAAAGCCAGACTCAAGGCTTTACTTTACATATCAGTACAGCCCAGACATCATTATGAGAGAAAGAACCCTCAAATGTGGGCATAGTTCATTTTGTGTGGTCATCCATCTCCTACTGGGCACAGGACCTTTCCTTAAGAATGGTTTATTTCCCCCAGTGAGACTTCCTTGGAGAAAAGTAAGTTTACAAGTAGTTATCAACTGGAGATTATTTCTGGGTTAGGGGTGGGTCATGTGCCCACTTCTTCCAGCTCTAGAATCCCATATGGTGCAGACCCTTGCAGGCTCTGTGCATGTTGCAACAGTCTCCATGAGTTTACATGTGCGGTCACAAGcaaccaacagaaaacaaagtcccAACATGGAACTTGCCTCTGTGCCTCTCACTATGgaattctttcccctcctcccagatgtTTCAACTGCTACATGCACATTATCTTCACTGCTGCACATCATTCAAAACTAGCCCCATGGTTGGAAGTCACTGGACTGGAATTTAGGAAGTATGAATGAATCTGACATAAGCAAcgtaagaagaaaaatatgaagtgAATTAGTAGTTCTGTTCTTGGCGTTTCTTGGTCATCAATTTAACTTTACAGGGAcagtttcaaatttatttttctatcctaGTATTTGTAGTCCAGGCAGATTCTCATACAAGTAAGTTAGAATAAACCACCATGTCCTTTTAGGACTCTAAATAGAATGATGTAACAACCCCAGAGTCTATGACATCCAGGTAATTGACCTGACACACCAAGTGGAGATTTCCCATCTGTTACTGTCTCCTGCTCTGTGTCCCATACCCTCCCCCTTCCTACCTTGTATTTAGTGGCCACCTCTTCAATGAGAACTGTATGGTGACCACAGTACTCCTGAGATCTCTCACAAAGCCAGCAGATGGCCATCATGTCCTTCTCACAGAAGAGCTGGAGTTTCTCTCCATGTTGTGCACAGACATTCACCTTCTGCTCCTCCCCTGAGCTTGTCTTGAACCCTGTTAGCCTCTCCACTATGTTGGCCAAATGCCAATTAGGCCTCAGATTCCCAAACAGGTAACTATCTCGACATACAGGGCAGATGCTCTCTCCTTCTTCGTGTTTGTTGGACTCATAGTTCAGTGTGATGCAGGCTCGGCAGAAGCTGTGACCACAATCTGCACTCACAGGCTCCACCATGAGGTCCAGACAGATAGGACAGGTCACCTCCTCCTTGACCATCCCCAGGACTGATGAGGCCATTGTTGCTGTGATgctgagtctgtctgtctgtctgtactccTGACACTTCTGCTCAGGTACCTGAGTGACTGGGATGATGAAAAGGAGGACAAGTGAGAAAGGGAAACTCAGCACTGAACTGTGAAGAGATCAACGAATGCCCTCGATGATGAgggaaaagaacaaagcagagaaaTATGGAGAGAAGTTAGAGACATGGCAAAAAAGCATGTTGTCATCCTTTCAAGTCCTCTTCTATATTTCATCCCAAATGACAAATTTCAGATGCAggatttgtatttccttttacTGAAGACCAGGAAGAATGTGGTTCCTTCCATCAGCCTCATGTAACCAaccttctgttcttccttttcttttccaggatGAAATCATATATTCAGTGTTACAAGCATCAAACTACTCACTTCTCCACTGTACTTCCTCCTTCAACAGCACCAGTCAGTGTGACCCTCTGATGCTCTGCTAACCAGTCTTTCACTAGAAGCCTGGTGCTGACAGGAGTGTACTCATCTCCTGATAACACATAGGCAATGATTTCTCTTATTGCCATTTAATAAATGACAACATTTGTGTTTGTACACATGGTTAAGGCAAGCCCTGTACTTCATGTATCTTGATGGCCACTTACAAGGCTCATTTGTCTGTAATACATTGAAAGGGGATGAATAGCATCCCTTTAGTGTCTTCTTTCAGAAGTCTTTGCCCTACCCCATAGAGTTCAGTAAAGGAAAAAGGTGACATCCAAGACATAATTGATAGCCAGGACATTGGATGTGTGGAATTATTTCTCCAAGCACTGCAGATTCTGAGGAATGCTGTGTCTTTAAACGTTGAGAATTTATCCTGTGTGTTTTTCCTCAAATACAGTGGCTTCCCCTTAAGCAACTGTTGTCCTAATAAGCAACTGTAACTCAGCAGCTACCAACAGTTCAAAGGGCATAAGGGCACAGGCTGtagaaattctgttccctcacAGGCTCTCTCAAGGCCACTAAGGTAAACTTCAACTAGATCTCTACCCTCTATCACCTcaggattcaaaggttgaggtgaaATTCTGTTCATTCAGAGAGCTTGAATAATCAATAGCTAGTCCTTTCTCCTTGCTTGCTGCTCACTAAAGCAGTGTGTCCTTCTGCTCCACCCACACTGAAGAGTCCTTTCTTCATGAGGTCCCTCCCTACCACTTTCTGTCAGCCGGTTGCTAACTCAACCTCTTGACCTcaggttaatttttttaaataaaacaaatgtaacattttttccattgttaacaaaagcaataggaaaaagaaatccaACTCACTTTAAAGTAGTATTTCCCAACATTTGTGGTCTAGAAATTTAACAAAGACATTCATGGAAGACTCCATATATGAAGACCAGCTTGATGCTGAGTTCAAAATCACATGAAAAATTATACTTCAAAGTAAACTAATTTTACCTGATAACATGTAATATTAGTTCAGTAGGCAAAGCCAATAGGCAACCCACAGCTCATCAGCTAATGAAAGATAAGGAAAACTCTCCCCATTCTTTGCATGAGACAATTTGAAAATCCACACCATTGTTTCAGGAATAAAAATTCTACAAATGTTTAAGTATAGGCATAAACTTCCTTATTTTAAAGCCATATTTGAAAAGTCTACTGCTAATCTTATAACATATTTAGGACAATGgaaagaaagtctttttttttagttatggCAGAAAAACATGATGCTTATTGTTGTCATTTCTAGTAAACACAGCAGAACAGGGGAAGTATTAGCACCACAAGACTggaacagaaataaacagaaggtGTTCagagttgactttttttttttggttttacaaaaCAGGGTTCCTTTCAGGAACTTACTTTGTACAGCAGGTtcaccttgaactcatagagctccacctctctctgcctccttagtgtttGAATTAGAGGTttcagccaccaccacccagtcatgTTTGTTTTCCCGATGAAAGAAAAAGCCAGTGAGCTCAGTAAATATGCAAGATGTGATAGCCAGTACAGAGAAGTCACAAAGGGTGAGGAATCCAAAGAGAAATTAAGAGCTGGGTCTCTAAACCTGGCTTCTTGGCAGGTGATGCCAGAGGATGGCAATCTCAAGGCTCTACAGCTCAAAAGTGGTACACTTGAAACACAGTAAAAGGGCTGGAGGGGTGGTTCAGTGATTGAGCTCCACCTGTTGTCACACAGACCCCTGTGCTCCAGGTCCAGTGTAataattgagagagagagagagagagagagagagagagagagagagagagagagagaaacctgcttgctcttcagaagaacagcaggaagaaaatgggaaagggtggagcttgtctcttaaagggacctgcATATGGACTACATAGTCACATAACAGACATAGCATCCTGGGCTTGCCAAGGTACTGCCTGAGTGCATCCTGCCATGTGACTGGGGACAGCATAATACCTGAATCCTAACACCCAGACCTCACATGACTGCTCAatgctacctgtaactccagttccagtagaTCTTAACACTCCCTTCTTGCCTCTGATGGTGCTGCATCCAAATAATgcagatatatacatacaggcaaaacacccacagatataaaataaaaataaatgagtcaataaatttaataaaagaaacacagagaacaattatatttatgaaactattaaaaccaagaaaaaatgaatGATTAGGAAAAATAATTGCTGCAAGATGAAGTTGCACTTTGGTGTacaagtagattcaataatctaccttttaatcctatttctatatccccccttatttcttttcagagtagattcaataattctCTCTATATCCCTTAATCTCTATACCCCATTGATAATATATTCCCTCTGCATCAATATTCCTGATGATTAGGAGAATGCTTAAAGGTAATATATTCAAAATGCAATCAAGTTTTAGATCCAAATAATCCACATGTGCATCCTATAATTTCTCTTTCCCAAAAGTCAATTCTCTCTGTTTCAACTGATAATTCTCTTGGTCTGTTTAAATCCTTTTCACTGTCTAAGGTTTTGAAGAAATttctcagatattttttttttgttccaataGTGGGCCTTAGATGGGAAATATCTCCTACAAATCCTTGTAAGTCATTAAGAGTAAACAATCAATGTCTCTAaatttgcaccttttggggtctaattttcTGTAGAACTATTTTATACCTTAAGTAATTAATAGACTCCTCTTTGcattttttcaggaacaatttgtaacCCCCAACCATGCAATTTTTTTTACCTCATCAAATACTCTTCTAAAATATCTACATTCCAGTTAACTAGTaaaatatcatccatataatggtaaactatagattgagGAAATTGCTCATATAATTTCGAATGACTGACAAGCAAAATATTGGCACAAAGTAAGGCTATTTATATACCCTGTAGTAGAActttccattgatttttttttttaccaggctaagaattattataagtagaaccatgaaggaaaatttttctctgtcttttttttgtaaaggtataatgaagaaaaaaatcttttaaatcaacaACTATAAGATACCATCTTTTAGGTAATAGAGAAAGCAAATGAATGCCAGACTGTAGGGAGTCCATTGGCTGAATCATCTTATTAACAACGCtgagatctgttaccattctccattctccagatttctttttaatagcaAATATACCTTACCTACTCAACTTCCCAGCTGAAGAGGGACTGAGCTCCTATCTTCTCCTGCTTTATCTCTTCTTCACTCatcccagccatatcacttcctatcTGTCTGTACAGatctccaaacctctatggttagctaatGGCTGGGTTTGccctctgatattcaggcaatctttatttgaaaattagATAGTataagttttctttcctttagatcTAATTATATTAGGTCCCCCCAACAGATCTCGGATTTTGGATCTTCCTACATCAGCAATCTTTGTAGATGGAATTACTAGTACAAGCTGAATTTTATTTAGGCATGGCAGATATGAACCAAGGAAAAGGCAGACAAATATACACACTTTTAAGTAACATTAACAATTCTCTACAGACTTGAGGCTGTTTCACAGTACAAGTAAATGTATAAGAGGCTAAAGGAAGATTGGGACTTCtaatcacagagacagaagcccaGGAAACAAATTCATAGAATCATGTGTAAATAAACTATTACACAGAAGGCCTTAAACTCTGTTTTAAAACACCATTCTGATTTTACTTCTTCAGTGGGAGACAGAAGTGTCTGTCTTGCAACAGGGAATTCTCAGTGCAGCCCAAAATTAACCATTAAAAAAGATGAGAGTGAACTCCATCTGGAGAAATACCTGGACGTCTCTGGACCTTGAAATTGGTCCCCCTCGAAGCCAGGCTTCCTTCTGGCTCCTCATCCCTAGAGGACTCAGCAGGAAGCCAGCAGccatccttccccttccccttctcagttTCAAATTAAACTCACCAGAGCAAAGACTATGTTTTCTTCTCAATTCTTCCAAACTCTGTCCTCTAAAATTGCTCTCACACCTTCAGACACCAACCAAGAGATCCTGAATCTGTGGAGAGGagcagatggaggccagagaaaatGTCTTGAGGATTCAGTCACTAAGTCTGATCTCTGGTATGCCAGTagaaaaaatgaaagttaagACTTTGAGGGCTGGaactgagaaagagaaactatGGAACTATCAACCAATGGGGTGCCATCACACAGTCCTGGTACTGTGACTGTGCAGCTCACTCTATACAACTAGAGTGAATCAGTACAGGTCAGCCCTGCCCACCAGGAACTTGGGACATTTTCCAGTGCTCCAGGGACTTGTTATGTCACCGTTTCAAACTCGTGTCACAATCACCCTAAAAAATCCTAACCCTCAAAAATCTTCTtctaatgggaaagaaagaattccCCTGGGATGCTCTTGCACCTGAGCTCCTGATTGCATTTTGCTTTGCAGGGGGCAGATGTGTCCCAAATAGAAGGAAATACTAGGTGAAGGACAGAGAATTGCAGTGTTCCTCTGGGGTTGGACTTAGGCACTTACAGGATGAGAACAGGAAGGAACATGCCATTCAGGGAAGCTGCCACACAGTCAAAATGATATCTCACCCAGCAGGGACAGGACCAGGAGGTTCCACATGCAGAGCCCAGCAGAAACACTTCAAAATACTCTCAGCAGTCAAACTAGCAAGCTGCTGAGGGCTCTTCAGCTGCCCAGGGGTGTCCCACAGATTATGTATTCTGTTGCTGACCAGATGAAGCTCTCTTCACAGTGCTGATCTGATCGACTCATTGCCTCCCTTCCAGGAATCCCTTAAGAGAATATCTCAGGAGGTCTCTATTtgagttaggatttctattacaGACCTCTGATGTTGCCTCAGTGTCCCGATTTAGAAGCTGAAAATGTGTAGAGCTGGAAATGTTGTTGAGTTGGCACTGTGTGTGCCTAGCATGGGTTGAGCTCTGTGGCTGATCCTCACTACTGTATAAAAATagtaggacaggctccaaaaccacagagaaactctgtctcgaaaaaccaaaacaaaaaaaataataataataaaataaaaaaattaaaaaaagtagtTGTGGTGGCATACGCAAGGagtctgctcctttttttttttttttttttttttttttttttttttttactgctgtgagtCTTAGTATCAATTTCTACTGGTGGGAAGATATACCATGACCACATGAACCCTTATAAACGAAAACGTAATTAGGGAAGAGTTACAGTCTAGAGTCTTAGTTCATTATCTTCCTGGCAAGAGGCCTGGCAGCACACAGATACtacaggagctccttctgctccttcagccaaaagctgctgagataccagcccactggggcgtgtcTCTCCTAAGATCAAACGaggacaacagaaaccaaggaacaaaccACTCAGCAAAGACAAGACCatatatcagcacctagaattgcAATCATCCCAGGCCCAGATACCTACCAAGGAACAAACCACTCAGCAAAGACAAGACCatatatcagcacctagaattgcAATCATCCCAGGCCCAGATACCTACCAAGGAACAAACCACTCAGCAAAGACAAGACCatatatcagcacctagaattgcAATCATCCCAGGCCCAGATACCTGGACACCAGCATAGGAACACAGTCTATCTCCACTAGCTCCCAGCAATCTTATTGCAGTAGGCCCTTAGAAATACAATATAGCTGAAGCACAAAGGCTTCACATTGCTGTTATGAATATGATCAAGAACCTTACTTGCACATGCACACTAAAGCATCTGtgtacataaaaatagaaaatgaaataaagagacagAATTTTGTAAAATACAGAAGCCGCCACTTACCAAACTAACAATTTCTGTAGGGTTTTAATGGCtttttgcaatttattttatatttagactGTGTGTATGCCTTGGGGTGGcagccactggaactggagttacaggtagttgtgagctgccatgtgtgtgctggaaattgagccctTGTTCCCtcaaaaagcagccagtgctcttaactactgaaccatttctctggctcattgattttttttttagtaagctAAATAATGCAACAAAACTTACCTGAGGGTCACATTTCCAGGTATAATTATTTAGAGTATTTGTGGTATCTCTACTCTTTCCTAGCACATAAGTTATAACACAGACTGATGCGCACGGGAATACCTGAAGACtctgcagggatggctcagggaCTCCATAACAGTGATGCCTGGGTAGGCTGGCCAATAGCTGGGAAGCTACTTCCTAGTTGTAGAGGAAGTGCTTTCAATGGTAGGCTATTGCACACAGCGTTAGCCATCATACAGTTTTTAATACACTGAGGCAGAAtccttctgttcctagtttcttcaagcctcccctcccccaaaaaggaGCTAATAATTTTTGAAAGGCCTTTTCTATATCAGTGGAGGCTCACATTATTTccgttttctgtttatttatgtactacattacatttattgatttgtgtatgttgagTCAACCTGGTATCTCTGAAATGAAACCAACAGGATCACATTGTACAATACtcttaatttgatttcttttttgattaatttttattgacctctacatttttctctgttcccctccctgtctctcccttccccttcaaccctcccacaaggtctgcatgctcccaatttattcaggagatcttgtctttttctacttttcatgtagattatatctatgtatgtatctcttagggtcctcattgttgtctaggttctctgggattgtgatttgtaggctggttttctttgctttatgtttctgaAATTACTTAGCTTTGTGAGTACAGAATAATCTAGATTTTTGAGGTTCTAATGTGATATTCAGAAAATGTAAGAACAGCAGGAAAGTTGTTCACTggttgccacaaagaaagtaaatttgaaagtatatttgagaataaaatctaaaatgatggctttgaaaaaataaaaataaataaaaaccacttatgagtgagtacatgtgataattaacTTTccgtgtctgggttacctcactcaaaataatgttttctagctctattcattttcctgcaaaattcaagatgtcgttatttttttctactgtgtaatactccattgtgtaaaggtatcatgttttccttattcattctttgatcaaggggcatgCATataggatgtttccaggttctcgctatgacaaacaatgctgctatgaacatagttgagaacgtGTCCTTATGATACGATTGAGCATTTTttatatataccaaaaagtggtattattgggtcttgaggaaagttgttccctaattttctgaaaaatcgccacactgacattcaaacgggctgtgccagcttgcactcccattggcaatgcaaaagtgtttccttttccccacatcctctccagcataagttgtcatcagtgtttttgatcttggccattcttacaggtgtaagatggaatctcagagttgttttgatttgcatttctctgatgacaaaggatgttaaacatttacttaagtgtctttcagccattttagattcctatgttgagaattctctgtttaggtctgtactccatttttttattcgattatttgttcttttgatgaccaattacttgagttctttatatattttggagataagccctctgtctgatgtggagttactgaagatcttttcccattctgtaggcagtcattttatcttgttgactatgtcctttgctttacagaagcttttcagtttcaggaggtcccatttattaattgtttctctcagtgtctgtgctgctgggttttatttaggaagtggtctcctgtgccagtgcgttcaagtgtacttcccactttctcttctataaggttcagtgtggctggctttatgttgaggtctttgattcatttggacttgaattttgtgcatggtgatagatatgggtctattttcatttttctacatgttgatatcctgttatgccagcaccacttgttaaatatgctttcttttttccatttgttatgttttgcttctttgtcaaaaatcaggtgttcaaaggtgtatggattaatattcAGGTCTTCCTGTGTGTTCTTATGCCAACAtcagtctgttttcagtactgtagctctgtggtagagtttgaagtcagagatttgATGCCTCTaggagttcttttattgtacggGATTGTTtaggttatcctgggttttttgcttttccgtatgaagttgagtaccattcttttgaggtctgtgaagaattttgccaggattttgatgggcattgcattgaatatggagattgtttttgataagattgctatttttactatgttaattctacctacccaagagcatgggagatctttctactttctggggtcttcttcaatttctttcttcaaagattgaaagatcttgtcatacaagtcttccacttgtttggttagagttactctgagatattttagctatttgtggctattttgaagggtgatttttctctgatttctttct from Microtus ochrogaster isolate Prairie Vole_2 unplaced genomic scaffold, MicOch1.0 UNK73, whole genome shotgun sequence includes these protein-coding regions:
- the LOC101997233 gene encoding tripartite motif-containing protein 30A-like, producing MASSVLGMVKEEVTCPICLDLMVEPVSADCGHSFCRACITLNYESNKHEEGESICPVCRDSYLFGNLRPNWHLANIVERLTGFKTSSGEEQKVNVCAQHGEKLQLFCEKDMMAICWLCERSQEYCGHHTVLIEEVATKYKAMLQSALEMQMANEERCDQWEDDLQKERTFWEKKIQSNVEKVQKKFKEMHEFLYSEEKNKLQKLRQKEEDIVKRLEKSENDLVKQRESVSDLISDLEHGLQCSSIEMLQGVNHVLTRSQTLSLKQPKMIPRKQRKIFRAPDLKGMMQVFQGLRDAQRYWVHVNLLQLNNKNIVINVDKRQIRHRSGYRRNLQVSESYDLGVLGYPAIYSGKHYWEVDVSRCDAWILGINDGRCAQPQLHGVNQKGFRVIKNSVVKQDVRYQPQYGYWVIGITNRSVYNVFEVCSVPQNASVSFPSLTGSPTRIGVFLDREACTLLFYDVSNHGAPIHRFCDCSSSGALYPYFNPMESSEPMTVCGPPS